One window of Medicago truncatula cultivar Jemalong A17 chromosome 2, MtrunA17r5.0-ANR, whole genome shotgun sequence genomic DNA carries:
- the LOC25486043 gene encoding BAG family molecular chaperone regulator 3, which produces MMKKKLNANSESRGTRETMSSHKREQEEYQWEMRPGGMLVQKRTGKLDALVANLRLRIAYGALRYDICVSSMATFGVVKKIMSDETGLKVEEQRVIYKGKERENGEFLDVCGVKDKSKLVLIQDASSIERRFIQMRINAKIQTANRAINNVSLQLDQLAEQVSAIEKSISDGVKVPEVQIITLIEMLMKQAIRLESISAEGDASAQKILQGKRVQKCVETLDILKTSNATMKHVVVTTKWETF; this is translated from the exons atgatgaagaagaagctgaacGCTAACAGTGAAAGTCGTGGTACAAGAGAAACCATGTCGTCTCACAAAAGAGAACAAGAAGAATACCAATGGGAAATGAGACCAGGAGGAATGTTGGTACAAAAACGGACTGGGAAACTCGATGCTCTGGTAGCTAATTTGCGCCTTCGAATCGCTTATGGTGCACTCCGTTACGATATATGCGTCAGTTCCATGGCCACATTTG GGGTGGTGAAGAAGATTATGAGCGATGAAACTGGATTGAAGGTGGAAGAACAAAGAGTGATATACAAAGGAAAAGAACGTGAAAATGGAGAGTTTTTGGATGTATGTGGAGTCAAAGACAAGTCAAAGTTGGTGTTGATTCAAGATGCTTCAAGTATTGAGAGAAGGTTCATCCAGATGCGTATCAATGCTAAGATCCAAACTGCAAATCGTGCCATAAATAATGTGTCTCTCCAACTTGATCAGCTAGCAGAACAAGTATCTGcaattgaaaaatcaatttcTGATGGAGTTAAAGTACCAGAAGTTCAGATCATAACACTTATTGAGATGCTTATGAAACAAGCCATCAGATTAGAAAGCATTTCCGCAGAAGGGGATGCTTCTGCACAGAAAATTTTGCAG GGAAAGAGAGTACAGAAATGTGTTGAAACACTGGATATACTAAAGACATCTAATGCTACAATGAAGCATGTTGTTGTTACAACTAAGTGGGAGACCTTTTGA
- the LOC25486044 gene encoding pentatricopeptide repeat-containing protein At4g21065, with protein MNVSSKLSLIFHTPKNHSPLFKFSTLISTTPQNPSPHILTKCIALLQNCASSKQKLKQIHAFSIRHNVPLNNPDIGKYLIFTIVSLSAPMSYAHNVFTLLYNPNVFTWNTMIRGYAESDNSTPALGLYRKMLGSCVEPDTHTYPFLLKAISKSLNVRDGEMIHSVTVRNGFESLIFVRNSLLHIYAACGDTESAYKVFELMGERDLVAWNSVINGFALNGKPNEALSLFREMSLKGVEPDGFTVVSLFSACAELGALELGRRVHVYLLKVGLTGNLHVNNSLLDFYAKCGSIREAQQVFSEMSERNVVSWTSLVVGLAVNGFGEEALGLFKEMERQKIVPREITFVGVLYACSHCGMLDEGFNYFRRMKEEYGIRPRIEHYGCMVDLLSRAGLVKRAYEYIQSMPMQPNAVIWRTLLGACTVHGDLSLGEIARSHLLKLEPKHSGDYVLLSNLYASERRWSDVQTVRRSMIEDGVWKTPGYSLVELGNRVFEFTMGDRSHPRSQDVYALLEKITELLKLEGYVPHTANVLADIEEEEKEQALSYHSEKVAIAFMLLNTAPGTPIRVIKNLRVCADCHMAIKLISKVYAREIIIRDRSRFHHFSGGSCSCKDYW; from the coding sequence ATGAACGTATCTTCAAAACTTTCCTTAATCTTCCACACACCCAAAAACCATTCACCTCTTTTCAAATTCTCAACCTTAATTTCTACCACACCACAAAACCCATCACCGCACATTCTCACAAAATGCATTGCTCTCTTACAAAACTGTGCCTCAtccaaacaaaaactaaaacaaatccACGCATTTTCCATACGTCACAATGTCCCACTCAACAACCCCGACATCGGAAAATACCTTATTTTCACCATTGTTTCCCTCTCAGCACCAATGTCCTACGCTCACAACGTTTTCACATTGTTATATAACCCAAATGTTTTTACTTGGAACACTATGATTCGAGGGTACGCTGAAAGTGATAACTCAACACCTGCACTTGGTTTGTATCGTAAAATGTTGGGTTCATGTGTTGAACCTGATACTCACACTTACCCTTTTCTTCTTAAGGCGATTTCAAAGTCGTTGAATGTTAGAGATGGGGAAATGATTCATTCTGTTACTGTGAGGAACGGGTTTGAGTCTTTGATTTTTGTTAGGAATAGTTTGCTTCATATATATGCTGCTTGTGGTGATACTGAAAGTGCATACAAGGTGTTTGAGTTAATGGGTGAGAGAGACTTGGTTGCCTGGAATAGTGTGATTAATGGGTTTGCTCTTAATGGAAAGCCTAATGAAGCTTTGAGTTTGTTTAGGGAAATGAGTTTAAAGGGTGTAGAGCCGGATGGGTTTACTGTTGTTAGTTTGTTTTCTGCTTGTGCTGAGCTTGGAGCGTTAGAGTTAGGACGTAGGGTTCATGTTTATTTGTTGAAGGTTGGGTTGACTGGGAATTTGCATGTGAATAACTCGTTGTTGGATTTTTATGCGAAATGTGGGAGTATAAGGGAAGCACAACAAGTGTTTAGTGAGATGAGTGAAAGGAATGTTGTTTCTTGGACTTCTTTGGTTGTTGGGTTGGCTGTTAATGGGTTTGGTGAGGAAGCACTTGGGCTTTTCAAAGAAATGGAAAGACAAAAGATTGTGCCTCGTGAGATCACTTTTGTTGGTGTGTTGTATGCTTGCAGCCATTGTGGGATGTTGGATGAGGGGTTCAACTATTTTAGAAGGATGAAAGAGGAATATGGGATTAGGCCGAGGATAGAACATTATGGTTGTATGGTGGATCTATTGAGTAGGGCTGGGTTAGTGAAACGGGCTTATGAATATATTCAAAGTATGCCAATGCAACCAAATGCTGTTATTTGGAGGACCTTATTAGGAGCATGTACAGTACATGGAGATTTGAGTTTGGGTGAGATAGCAAGATCCCACCTTTTGAAGTTGGAGCCGAAACATAGCGGAGATTATGTGCTTCTCTCAAATCTTTATGCCTCTGAGCGTCGTTGGTCTGATGTACAGACAGTGAGGAGGTCGATGATAGAGGACGGTGTTTGGAAAACCCCTGGATATAGTCTCGTTGAATTGGGAAACCGCGTTTTTGAATTTACTATGGGGGATAGGTCTCACCCTAGGAGTCAGGATGTGTATGCACTGCTAGAGAAGATCACAGAATTGTTGAAGTTAGAAGGTTATGTGCCTCATACAGCAAATGTGCTTGCAGATATAGAGGAAGAGGAAAAGGAACAAGCCCTGTCTTATCATAGTGAAAAAGTTGCAATTGCTTTTATGCTCTTGAATACAGCACCAGGGACTCCAATCAGGGTCATAAAGAATTTAAGAGTTTGTGCCGATTGTCATATGGCTATCAAACTCATATCCAAGGTTTACGCTAGAGAGATTATTATCAGGGATCGTAGTCGGTTCCACCATTTTAGTGGTGGTTCATGTTCCTGTAAAGATTACTGGTAA
- the LOC25486045 gene encoding protein BREAST CANCER SUSCEPTIBILITY 1 homolog isoform X1 produces the protein MGDLEKMGRELKCPICLGLLHSAVSLTCNHLFCNSCIFKSMKSASSCPVCKIPFTRREVRPAPHIDNLVTIYKNMEAASGINLFGTQNPTATKSPDDEMQGGGDAESGEKGIGGTHENHAEEEKTPTRKRSRKKLKTSTISSEKLKTSRKSPASNRAKPSFPAKKRVQVPQDILSETPLRNLKTGGSITQVNKEGTQEASIKRNVSAIGSEKRDQVKEPFFWLREEQDGERLSAQTDEDQIIEGPTPIPPSFSDLKDADDESPLKQAPSDEVQNKPSVDLFDSEFFEWTQKPCSPELFSSPIKTQVQVEDTDEIDENIEEWVAALQEKQTSVDACNTNFENPNGNQLAEALLPGLSSEIRSSDDLNGKKNSTKRSRKAREKSRQDHIRELNCLSDEINMDADITSKVIEEQSLDYKHKASNLKKSNKRGKKVSFVTSTESTPPIACTVSNILGVQNIGDRKTAKNSYTSESKQDNEMQFPEKIAGKRQVRRSGKQRLDVVDDPPEDLTSVQNQCKELAGSASSSLRLQMDSNRNTVNTRKRKSSLSRKSTPSVTERKSTKKSKLSPEFISRTKNGEEIKPTGSTNPGTDVRPLNDSSKEKHCSLTDQPVLRKCVSHAKEYQCAFCLSSEESEASGPMVHYFDEKPVTADFEGGPKVIHCHRNCTEWAPNVYFEDDNAINLEAEISRSRRIKCGFCGLKGAALGCFEKSCRRSFHVPCAKWTPECRWDMENFVMLCPLHAPSLLPCESSGSQHNSKKHTAKKVKICSRKHDTTSQSQIAHGSHKKIVLCCSALSVQEKEVVSEFERVSKVTVLKTWDSGVTHVIASTDENGACRRTLKVLLGILEGKWILSIEWIKACMKETRPVDEERYEVNVDIHGIKDGPRLGRLRVVNKQPKLFDGYKFYFMGDFIPSYKGYLQDLVIAAGGIVLHRKPVSADQNEILPTMNQHRTLIIYSLELPAKSNPLEKDAIFSQRRCDAEALARPTCSKVASNTWILNSIAGCKLQSLAQ, from the exons ATGGGGGATCTTGAAAAAATGGGAAGAGAACTCAAATGTCCAATCTG TCTGGGTTTACTTCATTCCGCAGTTTCACTCACCTGCAATCATCTTTTCTGCAA ctCTTGTATATTTAAGTCTATGAAATCTGCTTCTTCTTGTCCTGTTTGTAAAATTCCCTTCACTCGTCGAG AGGTTCGTCCTGCTCCTCACATTGACAACTTGGTCACCATCTACAAAAACATGGAAGCTGCTTCCGGCATCAATTTATTCGGTACTCAAAATCCAACTGCTACCAAATCACCAG ATGATGAAATGCAAGGTGGAGGTGATGCTGAGTCTGGTGAGAAGGGAATTGGAGGCACTCATGAAAATCATGCTGAGGAGGAAAAAACACCCACAAGAAAGAGGTCCAGGAAGAAACTTAAGACAAGCACAATAAGCTCGGAGAAGCTAAAGACTAGCAGGAAAAGTCCGGCTTCTAACCGTGCAAAGCCTTCTTTTCCGGCTAAGAAAAGGGTTCAGGTTCCACAAGACATTCTTTCGGAAACTCCACTAAGGAATTTGAAGACAGGAGGCTCTATTACTCAAGTTAACAAAGAGGGAACACAAGAGGCTTCAATTAAGAGAAATGTAAGTGCAATTGGAAGTGAAAAAAGGGATCAGGTGAAAGAACCATTCTTTTGGTTAAGAGAGGAGCAAGATGGTGAAAGGTTAAGTGCACAAACTGACGAGGATCAAATTATTGAAGGTCCAACACCAATTCCTCCTTCATTCAGTGACCTCAAAGACGCTGATGATGAAAGCCCTTTAAAACAAGCTCCATCA GATGAGGTGCAAAATAAACCATCTGTTGATTTATTTGATAGCGAGTTTTTTGAATGGACGCAAAAGCCATGCTCCCCTGAATTATTTTCAAGTCCCATCAAAACGCAG GTGCAGGTTGAAGATACTgatgaaattgatgaaaatataGAGGAATGGGTGGCGGCGTTGCAAGAGAAACAAACAAGTGTTGATGCTTGTAATACCAACTTTGAGAATCCCAATGGTAATCAATTGGCTGAAGCGTTGCTACCAGGCTTGTCCTCTGAAATTAGAAGTTCTGATGATCTAAATGGAAAAAAGAATTCTACAAAGAGAAGCAGGAAGGCTAGAGAAAAATCTAGGCAAGACCATATTAGGGAACTAAATTGTCTGAGTGATGAAATTAATATGGATGCAGATATAACATCAAAAGTCATTGAGGAGCAATCATTGGACTACAAGCACAAAGCCTCTAACCTGAAAAAGTCTAATAAAAGGGGGAAGAAGGTTTCTTTTGTTACTAGTACAGAATCAACACCTCCAATTGCTTGTACAGTCTCCAATATATTAGGAGTTCAAAACATTGGTGATAGGAAGACAGCTAAGAATTCATATACATCAGAATCTAAACAAGATAATGAGATGCAATTTCCTGAGAAGATTGCTGGAAAAAGGCAGGTAAGAAGATCTGGAAAACAAAGGCTGGATGTTGTGGATGACCCACCTGAGGATTTAACTTCAGTGCAAAACCAATGCAAAGAGCTTGCTGGATCTGCTTCATCCAGTTTAAGACTGCAAATGGATAGTAATAGAAACACTGTCAatactagaaaaagaaaaagcagtTTGTCAAGAAAATCCACGCCTTCTGTTACAGAAAGGAAGAGTACTAAAAAGTCAAAACTTTCCCCTGAATTCATCTCTAGGACTAAAAATGGTGAGGAAATTAAGCCTACTGGAAGTACCAATCCAGGTACTGATGTCAGGCCTTTGAATGATTCATCCAAAGAGAAACACTGTAGTTTGACGGATCAACCGGTTTTAAGGAAATGTGTGAGCCATGCCAAAGAGTATCAATGTGCTTTCTGTCTCTCGTCAGAAGAATCAGAG GCTTCTGGTCCAATGGTGCACTATTTTGATGAAAAACCTGTAACTGCTGATTTTGAAGGAGGACCTAAAGTCATACATTGTCACAGGAATTGCACAGAATG GGCCCCAAATGTGTATTTTGAAGATGATAATGCAATAAATCTTGAAGCAGAAATAAGTAGAAGCCGGAGAATCAAATGTGGTTTTTGTGGACTTAAAGGAGCTGCACTCGGTTGCTTTGAGAAAAGTTGTCGCAGGAGCTTTCATGTTCCTTGTGCTAAGTGGACTCCTGAGTGTCGATGGGATATG GAAAATTTTGTCATGTTATGCCCTCTCCATGCTCCCTCCTTGTTGCCGTGTGAAAGTTCAGGATCCCAACACAATAGCAAAAAACATACAGCGAAGAAGGTTAAAATCTGTAGCCGCAAACATGACACTACTAGCCAAAGTCAGATTGCTCATGGTTCTCACAAGAAAATTGTGCTGTGCTGTTCAGCTCTGTCCGTGCAGGAGAAG GAAGTGGTTTCCGAATTTGAAAGAGTGTCGAAGGTTACAGTTCTGAAAACTTGGGATTCAGGTGTTACCCATGTAATAGCATCAACAGATGAAAATGGGGCATGCAGAAGGACTCTCAAAGTATTGTTGGGTATTCTGGAGGGAAAGTGGATTCTCAGCATTGAGT GGATCAAAGCTTGCATGAAAGAAACAAGACCTGTTGATGAAGAGCGTTATGAAGTTAATGTCGACATCCACGGAATTAAGGATGGTCCCCGTCTTGGAAGATTAAGAGTAGTGAACAAG CAACCAAAGCTTTTTGATGGCTACAAGTTCTATTTCATGGGCGATTTTATCCCTTCATACAAGGGCTATCTGCAAGACCTTGTGATCGCTGCTGGAGGGATAGTTCTGCACAGAAAACCAGTGTCAGCTGACCAAAATGAAATACTGCCTACTATGAATCAACACCGAACCCTCATAATCTATAGTCTTGAGCTTCCTGCTAAATCCAATCCTTTGGAAAAGGATGCAATTTTTAGCCAAAGGCGATGTGACGCAGAGGCTTTGGCAAGGCCTACTTGTTCAAAGGTTGCAAGCAATACATGGATTCTGAATTCAATTGCTGGCTGCAAGCTGCAAAGCCTTGCTCAATAA
- the LOC25486045 gene encoding protein BREAST CANCER SUSCEPTIBILITY 1 homolog isoform X2, with protein sequence MGDLEKMGRELKCPICLGLLHSAVSLTCNHLFCNSCIFKSMKSASSCPVCKIPFTRREVRPAPHIDNLVTIYKNMEAASGINLFGTQNPTATKSPDDEMQGGGDAESGEKGIGGTHENHAEEEKTPTRKRSRKKLKTSTISSEKLKTSRKSPASNRAKPSFPAKKRVQVPQDILSETPLRNLKTGGSITQVNKEGTQEASIKRNVSAIGSEKRDQVKEPFFWLREEQDGERLSAQTDEDQIIEGPTPIPPSFSDLKDADDESPLKQAPSDEVQNKPSVDLFDSEFFEWTQKPCSPELFSSPIKTQVEDTDEIDENIEEWVAALQEKQTSVDACNTNFENPNGNQLAEALLPGLSSEIRSSDDLNGKKNSTKRSRKAREKSRQDHIRELNCLSDEINMDADITSKVIEEQSLDYKHKASNLKKSNKRGKKVSFVTSTESTPPIACTVSNILGVQNIGDRKTAKNSYTSESKQDNEMQFPEKIAGKRQVRRSGKQRLDVVDDPPEDLTSVQNQCKELAGSASSSLRLQMDSNRNTVNTRKRKSSLSRKSTPSVTERKSTKKSKLSPEFISRTKNGEEIKPTGSTNPGTDVRPLNDSSKEKHCSLTDQPVLRKCVSHAKEYQCAFCLSSEESEASGPMVHYFDEKPVTADFEGGPKVIHCHRNCTEWAPNVYFEDDNAINLEAEISRSRRIKCGFCGLKGAALGCFEKSCRRSFHVPCAKWTPECRWDMENFVMLCPLHAPSLLPCESSGSQHNSKKHTAKKVKICSRKHDTTSQSQIAHGSHKKIVLCCSALSVQEKEVVSEFERVSKVTVLKTWDSGVTHVIASTDENGACRRTLKVLLGILEGKWILSIEWIKACMKETRPVDEERYEVNVDIHGIKDGPRLGRLRVVNKQPKLFDGYKFYFMGDFIPSYKGYLQDLVIAAGGIVLHRKPVSADQNEILPTMNQHRTLIIYSLELPAKSNPLEKDAIFSQRRCDAEALARPTCSKVASNTWILNSIAGCKLQSLAQ encoded by the exons ATGGGGGATCTTGAAAAAATGGGAAGAGAACTCAAATGTCCAATCTG TCTGGGTTTACTTCATTCCGCAGTTTCACTCACCTGCAATCATCTTTTCTGCAA ctCTTGTATATTTAAGTCTATGAAATCTGCTTCTTCTTGTCCTGTTTGTAAAATTCCCTTCACTCGTCGAG AGGTTCGTCCTGCTCCTCACATTGACAACTTGGTCACCATCTACAAAAACATGGAAGCTGCTTCCGGCATCAATTTATTCGGTACTCAAAATCCAACTGCTACCAAATCACCAG ATGATGAAATGCAAGGTGGAGGTGATGCTGAGTCTGGTGAGAAGGGAATTGGAGGCACTCATGAAAATCATGCTGAGGAGGAAAAAACACCCACAAGAAAGAGGTCCAGGAAGAAACTTAAGACAAGCACAATAAGCTCGGAGAAGCTAAAGACTAGCAGGAAAAGTCCGGCTTCTAACCGTGCAAAGCCTTCTTTTCCGGCTAAGAAAAGGGTTCAGGTTCCACAAGACATTCTTTCGGAAACTCCACTAAGGAATTTGAAGACAGGAGGCTCTATTACTCAAGTTAACAAAGAGGGAACACAAGAGGCTTCAATTAAGAGAAATGTAAGTGCAATTGGAAGTGAAAAAAGGGATCAGGTGAAAGAACCATTCTTTTGGTTAAGAGAGGAGCAAGATGGTGAAAGGTTAAGTGCACAAACTGACGAGGATCAAATTATTGAAGGTCCAACACCAATTCCTCCTTCATTCAGTGACCTCAAAGACGCTGATGATGAAAGCCCTTTAAAACAAGCTCCATCA GATGAGGTGCAAAATAAACCATCTGTTGATTTATTTGATAGCGAGTTTTTTGAATGGACGCAAAAGCCATGCTCCCCTGAATTATTTTCAAGTCCCATCAAAACGCAG GTTGAAGATACTgatgaaattgatgaaaatataGAGGAATGGGTGGCGGCGTTGCAAGAGAAACAAACAAGTGTTGATGCTTGTAATACCAACTTTGAGAATCCCAATGGTAATCAATTGGCTGAAGCGTTGCTACCAGGCTTGTCCTCTGAAATTAGAAGTTCTGATGATCTAAATGGAAAAAAGAATTCTACAAAGAGAAGCAGGAAGGCTAGAGAAAAATCTAGGCAAGACCATATTAGGGAACTAAATTGTCTGAGTGATGAAATTAATATGGATGCAGATATAACATCAAAAGTCATTGAGGAGCAATCATTGGACTACAAGCACAAAGCCTCTAACCTGAAAAAGTCTAATAAAAGGGGGAAGAAGGTTTCTTTTGTTACTAGTACAGAATCAACACCTCCAATTGCTTGTACAGTCTCCAATATATTAGGAGTTCAAAACATTGGTGATAGGAAGACAGCTAAGAATTCATATACATCAGAATCTAAACAAGATAATGAGATGCAATTTCCTGAGAAGATTGCTGGAAAAAGGCAGGTAAGAAGATCTGGAAAACAAAGGCTGGATGTTGTGGATGACCCACCTGAGGATTTAACTTCAGTGCAAAACCAATGCAAAGAGCTTGCTGGATCTGCTTCATCCAGTTTAAGACTGCAAATGGATAGTAATAGAAACACTGTCAatactagaaaaagaaaaagcagtTTGTCAAGAAAATCCACGCCTTCTGTTACAGAAAGGAAGAGTACTAAAAAGTCAAAACTTTCCCCTGAATTCATCTCTAGGACTAAAAATGGTGAGGAAATTAAGCCTACTGGAAGTACCAATCCAGGTACTGATGTCAGGCCTTTGAATGATTCATCCAAAGAGAAACACTGTAGTTTGACGGATCAACCGGTTTTAAGGAAATGTGTGAGCCATGCCAAAGAGTATCAATGTGCTTTCTGTCTCTCGTCAGAAGAATCAGAG GCTTCTGGTCCAATGGTGCACTATTTTGATGAAAAACCTGTAACTGCTGATTTTGAAGGAGGACCTAAAGTCATACATTGTCACAGGAATTGCACAGAATG GGCCCCAAATGTGTATTTTGAAGATGATAATGCAATAAATCTTGAAGCAGAAATAAGTAGAAGCCGGAGAATCAAATGTGGTTTTTGTGGACTTAAAGGAGCTGCACTCGGTTGCTTTGAGAAAAGTTGTCGCAGGAGCTTTCATGTTCCTTGTGCTAAGTGGACTCCTGAGTGTCGATGGGATATG GAAAATTTTGTCATGTTATGCCCTCTCCATGCTCCCTCCTTGTTGCCGTGTGAAAGTTCAGGATCCCAACACAATAGCAAAAAACATACAGCGAAGAAGGTTAAAATCTGTAGCCGCAAACATGACACTACTAGCCAAAGTCAGATTGCTCATGGTTCTCACAAGAAAATTGTGCTGTGCTGTTCAGCTCTGTCCGTGCAGGAGAAG GAAGTGGTTTCCGAATTTGAAAGAGTGTCGAAGGTTACAGTTCTGAAAACTTGGGATTCAGGTGTTACCCATGTAATAGCATCAACAGATGAAAATGGGGCATGCAGAAGGACTCTCAAAGTATTGTTGGGTATTCTGGAGGGAAAGTGGATTCTCAGCATTGAGT GGATCAAAGCTTGCATGAAAGAAACAAGACCTGTTGATGAAGAGCGTTATGAAGTTAATGTCGACATCCACGGAATTAAGGATGGTCCCCGTCTTGGAAGATTAAGAGTAGTGAACAAG CAACCAAAGCTTTTTGATGGCTACAAGTTCTATTTCATGGGCGATTTTATCCCTTCATACAAGGGCTATCTGCAAGACCTTGTGATCGCTGCTGGAGGGATAGTTCTGCACAGAAAACCAGTGTCAGCTGACCAAAATGAAATACTGCCTACTATGAATCAACACCGAACCCTCATAATCTATAGTCTTGAGCTTCCTGCTAAATCCAATCCTTTGGAAAAGGATGCAATTTTTAGCCAAAGGCGATGTGACGCAGAGGCTTTGGCAAGGCCTACTTGTTCAAAGGTTGCAAGCAATACATGGATTCTGAATTCAATTGCTGGCTGCAAGCTGCAAAGCCTTGCTCAATAA
- the LOC25486046 gene encoding uncharacterized protein: MENVRAFSSPQLNSSSTSNNGPPGECGMEGLATNVRLLLKLIQDHNGATTKDNDERRFNRVNGMMSLLDEVRTRVQKVQSSTKRRAELRRCNTDLRPNIPKDRRAPDMPLDEKERLKKDLHSSLVARQSLQAMCSSLGKEKQIMASELARKAQELTELEELIGDLKAQNDMLMGRLHACSSEQKEKKSSNEVEMEGNIVFQERNKALSEQLQKSIDGYKSLKRKLKDTQEEKRELHDTMEQMAWEVQSGIDRIHSFKEQMETTNLETDVGKEISVLEHMLESLSMKISKHTQTEF, encoded by the exons ATGGAAAATGTCAGAGCATTTTCATCTCCTCAGTTAAATTCTTCTTCAACAAGTAACAATGGACCACCAGGAGAATGTGGTATGGAAG GCCTTGCCACAAATGTTAGGTTATTGTTGAAGCTAATCCAAGACCATAACGGGGCAACTACAAAAGACAACGATGAGAGAAGGTTTAATAGGGTGAATGGTATGATGTCTCTCTTAGATGAGGTTAGGACAAGGGTTCAAAAAGTTCAATCTTCCACCAAGAGAAGAGCTGAACTCAGGAGATGTAACACCGATCTTCGGCCTAACATTCCAAAGGACAGAAGAGCTCCTGATATGCCTCTAGATGAGAAAGAGAGACTAAAGAAAGACCTACATTCAAGCCTGGTGGCACGGCAGAGTCTTCAGGCAATGTGCTCAAGTTTGGGAAAAGAAAAGCAAATCATGGCTTCTGAACTTGCAAGAAAGGCTCAAGAATTGACAGAACTCGAGGAGCTTATAGGTGACTTAAAAGCTCAGAATGACATGTTGATGGGAAGGCTGCATGCTTGTAGCTCAGAACAGAAGGAAAAGAAGAGCAGCAATGAAGTGGAAATGGAAGGGAACATAGTCTTTCAAGAGCGTAACAAGGCTCTTTCTGAACAACTCCAAAAGTCCATTGATGGCTACAAGTCTTTGAAGAGAAAACTAAAAGACACGCAAGAGGAAAAAAGGGAATTGCATGATACAATGGAGCAAATGGCGTGGGAAGTTCAATCAGGCATTGACAGGATTCATAGCTTCAAGGAACAAATGGAAACAACTAATCTAGAGACTGATGTCGGAAAGGAAATATCAGTTTTAGAGCATATGCTTGAATCTCTTAGCatgaaaatatcaaaacataCACAGACGGAATTTTAA